A single region of the Austwickia chelonae genome encodes:
- a CDS encoding FecCD family ABC transporter permease produces the protein MSQSIAESMKDVSDTEYPDRSDLSDGTSPAHDRPLYFGLWWRFTALLTLLVVAALAGMALGALRIPLGDLVSALAGSRDDLVTSTVLFDIRIPRTITAILVGAALGVTGLQMQTLFRNPLADPYVLGVSSGAGLGVAFVVLLAGTSRYAASLTSGLGLTGDMGLIMASSAGSATVMLIVLTVGRFLHSSNTLLLLGVMIGYLVSACVTVLLAGATPELVAQYVRWGFGSYHGVTWQNLTVLGPVLLAGILATFLLAKWLNALLLGDRYAQTMGMNLHVVRGCIVLSSAVLAGCATAFCGPIGFLGIAIPHLARGFFSSSDHQVLLPGCALIGGSLALTADIAAGLPGDGVLPLNAVNAAFGAPVVIYILLRRQRGADT, from the coding sequence ATGAGCCAGAGCATCGCCGAAAGCATGAAGGACGTGAGCGACACCGAATACCCAGACCGCAGCGACCTGTCAGACGGCACCAGCCCTGCACACGACCGACCCCTGTATTTCGGGCTGTGGTGGCGGTTCACCGCACTACTCACCCTACTCGTGGTCGCAGCATTGGCCGGGATGGCACTGGGGGCACTACGTATCCCCCTGGGAGATCTAGTGAGCGCCCTAGCTGGCTCCCGCGACGATCTGGTGACCTCGACGGTGCTCTTTGACATTCGTATCCCCCGGACCATCACCGCGATCCTGGTCGGCGCGGCCCTGGGAGTCACCGGCCTGCAGATGCAAACGCTCTTCCGTAACCCTTTAGCCGATCCCTACGTCCTCGGGGTCTCCTCTGGAGCAGGCCTCGGAGTCGCCTTCGTGGTCCTTCTCGCAGGGACCTCACGGTACGCAGCTTCACTGACCTCAGGTCTCGGCCTGACCGGCGACATGGGACTGATCATGGCGTCCTCCGCCGGATCCGCAACCGTCATGCTGATCGTCCTGACAGTCGGGCGTTTCCTCCACTCATCAAACACCCTGCTGCTCCTCGGGGTGATGATCGGCTACCTGGTCTCTGCCTGCGTCACCGTGCTCCTAGCCGGAGCCACCCCAGAACTAGTAGCCCAGTATGTACGCTGGGGATTCGGCAGCTACCACGGGGTGACCTGGCAAAATCTCACCGTTCTCGGCCCTGTACTACTCGCCGGGATCCTTGCCACTTTCCTCCTAGCGAAATGGCTCAACGCGCTTCTCCTAGGCGACCGTTACGCCCAAACGATGGGTATGAACCTGCACGTGGTACGCGGGTGCATCGTGCTCAGCAGCGCAGTGCTCGCCGGATGCGCCACAGCTTTCTGTGGCCCCATCGGCTTTCTCGGCATCGCCATCCCCCACCTGGCCCGAGGGTTCTTCAGCAGCTCAGACCACCAAGTTCTTCTGCCCGGATGTGCGTTGATCGGCGGATCTCTGGCGTTGACCGCCGATATTGCCGCCGGACTTCCCGGTGACGGGGTACTGCCACTCAACGCGGTCAACGCCGCATTCGGAGCACCCGTCGTGATCTACATCCTGCTCCGCCGACAGCGAGGAGCCGACACATGA
- a CDS encoding LamB/YcsF family protein, producing the protein MRIDLNADVGESFSRWSLGDDAELAPVLSSMNVACGFHAGDPFVMTRTIRLAAEHGLTVGAHVSYRDLAGFGRRFVDVEPEELSAEIRYQIGALQAVAAAEGVRVAYCKPHGALYNTIAHHRGQAQAVVDALRGLADAGTPLILLGLPGSLAGELADRAGLPTATEAFCDRAYTPEGTLVPRKDPRAVLRNPTVVAARAVRMVTSGVVDAVDGSTVRLHPDSLCVHGDSPGAVDLARAVRAALDNAGIQVTSFAGSTS; encoded by the coding sequence ATGCGGATTGACCTCAATGCCGATGTGGGAGAGTCTTTTTCCCGATGGAGCCTGGGCGATGACGCCGAGCTGGCTCCCGTGCTCTCCAGCATGAACGTGGCCTGCGGATTTCACGCCGGAGACCCGTTCGTGATGACCCGGACCATCCGCCTCGCCGCCGAGCACGGACTCACCGTCGGTGCCCATGTCTCCTACCGTGACCTCGCCGGCTTCGGACGACGCTTCGTCGACGTCGAGCCCGAAGAACTGTCCGCCGAGATCCGCTACCAGATCGGTGCGCTCCAGGCCGTCGCCGCCGCTGAAGGCGTGCGCGTCGCCTACTGCAAACCACACGGCGCGCTGTACAACACGATCGCTCATCACCGTGGTCAAGCCCAGGCCGTCGTCGACGCGTTACGCGGACTCGCCGACGCAGGGACACCTCTCATCCTGCTGGGGCTGCCAGGATCGCTGGCCGGTGAACTGGCGGACCGAGCAGGCCTACCCACGGCCACCGAAGCCTTCTGCGACCGGGCCTACACCCCCGAAGGAACTTTGGTCCCGCGCAAAGATCCCCGAGCCGTCCTGCGCAATCCCACCGTGGTCGCAGCCCGCGCCGTCCGCATGGTCACCTCCGGCGTCGTCGATGCCGTCGACGGCAGCACCGTGCGGCTTCACCCGGACTCCCTGTGCGTGCACGGTGACAGCCCCGGCGCCGTTGACCTGGCTCGCGCTGTCCGTGCCGCGCTCGACAACGCCGGTATTCAGGTCACATCCTTCGCCGGAAGCACCTCCTGA
- a CDS encoding DUF969 domain-containing protein: MWVLLAVVVVVVGFALRINSLLVVTVAGIVAGLLGRLSPMQILDTFGQGFASSRSVTVFVVTLPVIGLIERYGLQFQARALIGRLTKLSVGRLLMLYMLIRQITAAMGLVSIGGPAQSVRPLLYPMAEGAAEREHPRLTERMREKIKAFSASSDTVGLFFGEDIFIAIGSLLLITGFVDSTYGLSLEPIDLAKWAVPTGIAAFLIHGGRLLWLDRTLRRMSAEENEPRPAGAEAAATAAPEVIR, from the coding sequence ATGTGGGTCCTGCTCGCCGTCGTCGTCGTGGTCGTCGGTTTCGCGCTGAGGATCAACAGCCTGCTGGTGGTCACGGTGGCCGGTATCGTCGCGGGTCTCCTCGGCCGGTTGAGCCCGATGCAGATCCTGGACACCTTCGGTCAAGGTTTCGCCAGCAGTCGCAGTGTCACCGTTTTCGTGGTGACCCTGCCGGTCATCGGCTTGATCGAACGGTACGGTCTGCAGTTCCAGGCGCGGGCACTGATCGGCCGGTTGACGAAGCTGTCCGTCGGCCGCTTGCTGATGTTGTACATGTTGATCCGGCAGATCACGGCGGCGATGGGCCTGGTCAGTATCGGTGGGCCCGCGCAGAGTGTGCGTCCGCTGCTGTACCCGATGGCCGAGGGCGCTGCCGAACGTGAGCACCCTCGCCTGACCGAGCGGATGCGCGAGAAGATCAAGGCCTTCTCGGCGAGTTCCGACACCGTGGGCCTGTTCTTCGGCGAGGACATCTTCATCGCGATCGGGTCGTTGTTGTTGATCACCGGTTTCGTCGACTCCACCTACGGGCTGTCCCTCGAACCGATCGATCTGGCCAAGTGGGCCGTACCCACAGGGATCGCGGCCTTCCTGATCCACGGCGGTCGGCTGCTGTGGCTCGATCGGACATTACGCAGGATGTCCGCCGAGGAGAACGAGCCGAGGCCTGCTGGCGCCGAGGCCGCGGCGACCGCCGCCCCGGAGGTCATCCGATGA
- a CDS encoding ABC transporter substrate-binding protein, protein MPAPLFFRRTTTVAAVAVTALLPTSCSLSTDHRATGSPGQDRGCITDFDPEKDYYPDKVVFEDATNVKVQYKKSHKIVTVAQPAPGAPPQTYVLVRCGAPAPELTGDLAGARKFSIPAKRVAAASTTQVPAYDLLGKVDALVGVGSADKLAPGTVKEAVDAGRIKGFKQDGVDISAEQVVSLKPDLYVTSGTSKSSDVKLAELGVPVVANAEWLEKTALGRAEWTKFTALFLDEEKKATEVYAKIRADYQAVAEKAKSVASRPTVLLGSMSRGTWYATAADSYVANEIKDAGGDYILQEVAGTGSKPLDLEVVLGKGSQAQFWLGATHSSPWKSLAEPVKDDARLGNLEAVKNGRVWTFTKRMTPGGGNDYWQSGVVRPDRVLADLVAILHPELMPGHEFTYYEQVPKA, encoded by the coding sequence ATGCCCGCCCCGCTGTTCTTCCGCCGTACCACCACTGTTGCCGCGGTCGCGGTGACCGCGCTGCTCCCCACATCCTGCAGCCTCTCCACCGACCACCGCGCCACCGGCTCACCCGGCCAGGACCGCGGCTGCATCACCGATTTCGACCCGGAGAAGGACTACTACCCGGACAAGGTCGTCTTCGAGGACGCCACCAACGTGAAGGTGCAGTACAAGAAATCCCACAAGATCGTCACTGTCGCCCAGCCAGCGCCAGGAGCTCCGCCGCAAACCTATGTCCTGGTCCGTTGCGGAGCACCAGCCCCAGAGCTGACCGGCGACCTGGCAGGAGCTCGCAAGTTCTCCATTCCGGCGAAGAGAGTCGCCGCAGCTTCCACCACCCAGGTGCCCGCCTACGATCTCCTCGGCAAAGTCGATGCACTCGTCGGTGTCGGTTCCGCAGACAAGTTGGCCCCTGGCACCGTCAAAGAGGCCGTTGATGCCGGACGCATCAAAGGCTTCAAACAGGACGGCGTCGATATCAGCGCTGAACAGGTCGTCTCATTGAAACCTGATCTGTACGTCACCTCTGGCACCAGTAAGTCCAGCGACGTCAAACTAGCTGAACTCGGCGTCCCCGTCGTCGCAAATGCCGAATGGCTCGAAAAAACTGCCCTCGGACGTGCTGAATGGACGAAGTTCACCGCGCTCTTCCTCGACGAGGAGAAGAAAGCCACTGAGGTCTATGCCAAGATCCGAGCCGACTACCAAGCCGTTGCTGAAAAGGCGAAATCTGTCGCCTCACGCCCCACGGTCCTTCTGGGCTCAATGTCGAGAGGAACCTGGTACGCCACCGCGGCGGACAGCTATGTCGCCAACGAGATCAAGGACGCAGGGGGCGACTACATCCTCCAAGAGGTAGCCGGAACCGGTAGTAAACCACTAGATCTCGAGGTAGTTCTCGGCAAAGGATCGCAAGCCCAGTTCTGGCTGGGTGCCACGCATTCCTCCCCGTGGAAGAGCCTGGCCGAACCGGTCAAGGACGATGCTCGCCTCGGCAACCTCGAAGCCGTCAAGAATGGCCGTGTCTGGACTTTCACCAAGCGGATGACGCCCGGCGGCGGCAACGACTACTGGCAATCCGGCGTGGTTCGTCCTGACCGTGTGCTCGCCGATCTGGTCGCCATCTTGCACCCCGAGCTGATGCCCGGACATGAATTCACCTACTACGAGCAAGTCCCCAAAGCATGA
- a CDS encoding ABC transporter ATP-binding protein: MTELAPPLLELKGLTVGYRLSRSDRRIILEDVNAAVLPGELVGLVGPNGAGKSTLLRSISGLQPVFAGAVRLCGEDSSALHRKQIATRLAAVLTDRFDPGRLKVRDVVALGRHPYSSITGRLDTRDRASIADSLDAVGAAHLAHTDIRELSDGQRQRVMVARALAQEPRILLLDEPTAFLDPPGRVSLLELVRRICTDRQIAAVVCTHDIESILTYSERIWVAGRDTKLVVGGPEDLARDGSLARPFATPGVRFDLTTLTFRPEVVGRPTAYVDGSGTAASLTTRCLLRAGYDVRSGTTRDNSGLLVSVSQDGMSWTISHPVHGQTDHDNLADVHSTASAWKRADFRGGKRVS; the protein is encoded by the coding sequence ATGACCGAGCTCGCTCCACCTCTCCTCGAGCTCAAGGGGTTGACCGTCGGTTACAGGCTGTCCCGGTCCGATCGCAGGATCATCCTGGAAGATGTCAATGCTGCAGTTCTTCCAGGGGAACTCGTCGGACTGGTCGGGCCCAATGGCGCCGGAAAAAGCACTCTCCTCCGGTCGATATCTGGTCTTCAGCCTGTTTTCGCCGGCGCCGTCCGGCTCTGCGGAGAAGACAGTTCGGCACTTCATCGCAAGCAGATCGCGACTCGTCTGGCCGCCGTCCTCACCGACCGGTTCGACCCTGGAAGGCTCAAAGTCCGAGATGTCGTCGCGCTCGGGCGCCACCCCTACTCCTCGATCACCGGTCGACTCGATACAAGGGACCGCGCGTCCATCGCCGACAGCCTTGATGCTGTCGGCGCTGCTCACCTGGCGCATACCGATATCAGAGAGCTCTCCGACGGCCAGCGCCAACGAGTCATGGTTGCCCGTGCACTCGCACAAGAGCCCCGTATCCTTCTGCTCGACGAACCCACAGCTTTCCTGGACCCTCCCGGCAGAGTCTCCTTGTTGGAGTTGGTCCGACGGATCTGCACCGACCGACAGATCGCCGCGGTCGTCTGCACCCATGACATCGAATCGATCCTGACGTACTCAGAACGGATCTGGGTGGCCGGGCGAGACACGAAACTGGTCGTCGGTGGCCCTGAGGATCTCGCTCGTGACGGATCACTCGCACGCCCGTTCGCCACTCCAGGCGTGCGCTTCGACCTGACCACGTTGACCTTCCGCCCTGAAGTCGTTGGACGCCCGACCGCGTACGTAGACGGCTCCGGAACCGCGGCGTCCTTGACGACACGTTGTCTGCTGAGAGCCGGATACGACGTCCGTTCAGGAACTACACGGGATAACAGCGGCTTGCTCGTCTCGGTCAGCCAGGACGGCATGTCCTGGACTATCTCCCACCCGGTTCACGGCCAAACAGACCACGACAACCTGGCCGATGTGCACTCAACCGCGAGCGCTTGGAAACGTGCAGACTTCCGCGGAGGGAAACGTGTCAGCTGA
- a CDS encoding DUF979 domain-containing protein: MIQVEWLYWLVGAFFVVLGGQAAMDHSVPRRHLSGLFWILLGLGFWYSTFVVAKTAPAWVLGVIVISMAVLAGMGLPHKGADNSTTDEERKVFARRFGNKLFLPALTIPFVTAIFATVLIDTRIGGRLLLEKGSATIIGLTIASLAALAVAAVLLRPKSPAVPLHEGRRLLGHIGWTAVLPQMLATLGVLFQVSGVGKAVGEVAGGLLPKGSVLAAVALYCVGMAAFTMVMGNAFAAFPVMTAAIGWPLLVQHYQGDPTVIFAVGMLAGFCGTLATPMAANFNLVPAALLEMKDQYGPIKAQLPTAVALLACNIGIITVFAF; the protein is encoded by the coding sequence ATGATCCAGGTCGAATGGTTGTACTGGCTGGTCGGGGCGTTCTTCGTCGTGCTCGGCGGGCAGGCTGCGATGGATCACAGCGTTCCCCGGCGGCATCTGTCCGGGCTGTTCTGGATCTTGCTGGGCCTGGGTTTCTGGTACTCGACCTTCGTGGTGGCCAAGACCGCTCCGGCGTGGGTCCTCGGGGTGATCGTCATCTCGATGGCGGTCTTGGCCGGGATGGGGCTGCCCCACAAGGGCGCCGACAATTCGACCACCGACGAGGAACGGAAGGTGTTCGCGCGGAGGTTCGGGAACAAGCTCTTCCTTCCTGCGCTGACGATCCCGTTCGTCACGGCGATCTTCGCGACCGTACTGATCGACACCCGGATCGGTGGCCGACTGCTCCTGGAGAAGGGGTCGGCCACCATCATCGGCCTGACCATCGCGAGTCTGGCCGCCTTGGCCGTGGCCGCAGTCCTGCTGCGTCCTAAGTCTCCGGCGGTTCCGCTGCACGAGGGGCGACGCCTGCTGGGGCACATCGGCTGGACGGCGGTGCTGCCGCAGATGTTGGCGACCTTGGGGGTGCTCTTCCAGGTGTCCGGGGTCGGCAAGGCCGTCGGCGAGGTCGCCGGAGGTCTGCTGCCCAAGGGGTCGGTGCTGGCTGCAGTGGCTCTCTACTGCGTGGGCATGGCCGCCTTCACGATGGTCATGGGGAATGCCTTCGCCGCTTTCCCGGTGATGACCGCAGCCATCGGGTGGCCGCTGCTGGTGCAGCACTACCAGGGTGATCCGACGGTGATCTTCGCGGTGGGCATGCTGGCCGGTTTCTGCGGAACCCTCGCGACCCCGATGGCCGCCAATTTCAATCTCGTCCCAGCGGCCTTGTTGGAGATGAAGGACCAGTACGGCCCGATCAAGGCCCAGCTCCCCACCGCTGTCGCCTTGTTGGCCTGCAATATCGGGATCATCACCGTCTTCGCCTTCTGA
- a CDS encoding DUF2891 family protein — MMTDRLRRQAAPWAAIACDVLETPFPYAAAHLADGPEDCEVTPWRLHPAFHGSLDWHSSAHMQWSLVTLLTVAPACLDDDLTDRVVRLLNGRLSSSALAAEADYLLARPNFERPYGWAWAAMLCAALHRCPRPESAAWSAAAHPLAVAIGELVPSWLDRQVFPVRHGVHSNTAFALSLLHRAYTGLEDTGTVAVVRQGILDWYDADDDLDTRFEPSGQDFLSPALSEAECLLGILPEEQRADRLARLLPGLGAGRHAHLLEVPPVLDGTDGHLAHLYGLALSRSWQLRTLVEWLPEQAAADVQAGARRQVEAVIPVMTGGHFMATHWLVSFALLGELADDTDQGRTMTTPRRRRTRTIGPNRICPR, encoded by the coding sequence ATGATGACCGATCGACTCCGGCGCCAGGCCGCACCTTGGGCTGCCATCGCCTGCGACGTCCTGGAGACGCCTTTCCCCTATGCTGCCGCGCACCTGGCTGACGGCCCCGAGGACTGTGAGGTGACGCCGTGGCGGTTGCATCCTGCCTTCCACGGCTCGCTGGACTGGCACAGTTCGGCGCACATGCAGTGGTCCTTGGTGACCTTGTTGACCGTCGCACCGGCCTGCCTCGACGACGACCTCACCGACCGGGTGGTGCGCCTGTTGAACGGCCGGTTGTCCAGCTCGGCGTTGGCCGCCGAGGCGGACTATCTCCTCGCCCGCCCCAATTTTGAGCGCCCCTACGGGTGGGCGTGGGCGGCGATGCTCTGCGCAGCTCTCCACCGCTGCCCTCGTCCGGAGTCGGCAGCCTGGTCGGCCGCGGCACATCCGCTGGCTGTGGCGATCGGCGAGCTGGTGCCGAGCTGGCTGGACAGGCAGGTCTTCCCGGTACGGCACGGGGTGCACAGCAATACCGCTTTCGCCTTGTCCTTGTTGCACCGGGCGTACACCGGTCTGGAAGACACCGGCACGGTAGCAGTGGTGCGTCAGGGCATCCTCGACTGGTACGACGCGGACGACGACCTCGACACCCGTTTCGAGCCCAGCGGGCAGGATTTCCTCTCCCCGGCCTTGTCCGAGGCCGAATGCCTGTTGGGGATTCTGCCCGAGGAGCAGCGGGCTGATCGTCTGGCCCGGTTGTTGCCCGGGTTGGGTGCTGGCCGGCACGCCCATCTCCTGGAGGTACCGCCGGTGCTCGACGGGACCGACGGCCATCTGGCCCATCTGTACGGGCTGGCCTTGTCCCGATCGTGGCAGTTGCGGACGCTGGTCGAGTGGCTGCCCGAGCAAGCGGCGGCCGACGTCCAGGCGGGGGCTCGTCGTCAGGTGGAGGCGGTGATTCCGGTGATGACCGGAGGACATTTCATGGCGACCCACTGGCTGGTCTCCTTCGCACTGTTGGGCGAGCTGGCCGACGACACCGACCAAGGACGAACAATGACCACTCCTCGACGCCGCCGAACAAGGACCATCGGCCCTAACCGAATATGCCCGAGATGA